The following coding sequences lie in one Pseudorca crassidens isolate mPseCra1 chromosome 2, mPseCra1.hap1, whole genome shotgun sequence genomic window:
- the RCAN3 gene encoding calcipressin-3 isoform X7, with protein sequence MTTATPLGSTTFFSLNMTTRGEDFLYKSSGAIVAAIVVVVIIIFTVVLILLKMYNRKMRTRRELEPKVPKPASPSALGPNSNSSQHPATVTFSPVDVHVETR encoded by the exons ATGACCACAGCTACCCCTTTGGGGAGTACCACCTTCTTCTCATTGAACATGACCACCAGAGGAGAAGACTTTCTGTACAAGA GTTCGGGAGCCATCGTTGCCGCCATTGTGGTGGTTGTCATCATCATCTTCACCGTGGTTCTGATCTTGCTGAAGATGTACAACAG GAAAATGAGGACAAGACGGGAGCTGGAGCCCAAGGTCCCCAAGCCAGCCTCCCCTTCTGCCCTGGGCCCAAACAGCAACAGCAGCCAACACCCTGCAACTGTGACCTTCAGCCCTGTTGACGTCCACGTGGAGACTCGGTGA